In Streptomyces sp. SID8374, one genomic interval encodes:
- a CDS encoding DEAD/DEAH box helicase, translated as MIFVVSAGSLIRAEARQDGGVTLIDQLPQTADPDALFEAFSSWTESQGITLYPAQEEALIEVVSGANVILSTPTGSGKSLVAAAAHFTALAQDKVTFYTAPIKALVSEKFFDLCKLFGTENVGMLTGDASVNADAPVICCTAEVLASIALRDGKYADIGQVVMDEFHFYAEPDRGWAWQIPLLELPQAQFVLMSATLGDVSMFEKDLTRRTGRPTSVVRSATRPVPLSYEYRFTPITETLTELLDTRQSPVYIVHFTQAAAVERAQSLMSINMCTKEEKEKIADLIGSFRFTTKFGQNLSRYVRHGIGVHHAGMLPKYRRLVEKLAQAGLLKVICGTDTLGVGVNVPIRTVLFTALTKYDGTRVRTLRAREFHQIAGRAGRAGFDTAGFVVAQAPEHVIENEKAVKKAGDDPKKKRKVVRKKAPEGFVAWSETTFDKLIQSEPEPLSSRFRVTHTMLLAVIARPGNAFEAMRHLLEDNHEPRRAQLRHIRRAIAIYRSLLDGGVVEQLETPDAEGRIVRLTVDLQQDFALNQPLSTFALAAFDLLDAESPSYALDMVSVVESTLDDPRQILAAQQNKARGEAVGRMKADGVEYEERMERLQEVTYPKPLSELLWHAYDVYRTSHPWVNDHPVSPKSVIRDMYERAMTFTEFTSHYELARTEGIVLRYLASAYKALEHTIPDDVKSEDLQDLISWLGEMVRQVDSSLLDEWEQLANPEVETAEQAQEKADEVKPVTANPRAFRVLVRNAMFRRVELAALDRVRDLGELDGDSGWDEDAWGEALDAYWDAHEEIGTGPDARGPKLLKIEEDPAHGLWRVWQAFADPAGDHDWGIQAEVDLAASDEEGRAVVRVTEVGQL; from the coding sequence ATGATCTTCGTGGTGTCCGCCGGTTCCCTCATCCGGGCGGAAGCCAGGCAAGATGGGGGCGTGACCCTCATCGACCAGCTCCCCCAGACCGCCGACCCCGACGCCCTCTTCGAGGCCTTCTCGTCATGGACCGAGAGCCAGGGCATCACGCTGTATCCGGCTCAGGAGGAGGCGCTGATCGAGGTGGTCTCCGGGGCGAACGTGATCCTTTCCACCCCGACCGGCTCGGGCAAGAGCCTGGTGGCGGCGGCCGCGCACTTCACCGCGCTGGCCCAGGACAAGGTCACCTTCTACACCGCGCCGATCAAGGCGCTGGTCTCGGAGAAGTTCTTCGACCTGTGCAAGCTCTTCGGTACCGAGAACGTCGGCATGCTCACCGGTGACGCCTCGGTCAACGCGGACGCCCCGGTGATCTGCTGTACGGCCGAGGTGCTGGCCTCCATCGCGCTGCGCGACGGGAAGTACGCCGACATCGGCCAGGTCGTGATGGACGAGTTCCACTTCTACGCCGAGCCGGACCGGGGCTGGGCCTGGCAGATCCCGCTGCTGGAGCTGCCGCAGGCGCAGTTCGTGCTGATGTCGGCGACGCTCGGCGACGTCTCGATGTTCGAGAAGGACCTGACCCGGCGTACCGGCCGCCCGACCTCCGTGGTGCGCTCGGCGACCCGTCCGGTGCCGCTGAGCTACGAGTACCGCTTCACGCCGATCACCGAGACGCTGACCGAGCTGCTGGACACCCGGCAGTCGCCGGTCTACATCGTGCACTTCACGCAGGCGGCGGCCGTGGAGCGGGCGCAGTCGCTGATGAGCATCAACATGTGCACGAAGGAGGAGAAGGAGAAGATCGCCGATCTGATCGGCAGCTTCCGCTTCACCACCAAGTTCGGCCAGAACCTCTCCCGGTACGTGCGCCACGGCATCGGCGTGCACCACGCGGGCATGCTGCCCAAGTACCGCCGCCTGGTGGAGAAGCTGGCCCAGGCCGGTCTGCTGAAGGTGATCTGCGGTACGGACACGCTCGGCGTCGGCGTCAACGTACCCATCCGTACGGTGCTGTTCACCGCGCTCACCAAGTACGACGGCACCCGGGTGCGGACCCTGCGCGCGCGGGAGTTCCACCAGATCGCGGGGCGCGCCGGGCGGGCCGGGTTCGACACGGCCGGGTTCGTGGTGGCGCAGGCCCCCGAGCACGTCATCGAGAACGAGAAGGCCGTCAAGAAGGCGGGCGACGACCCGAAGAAGAAGCGCAAGGTGGTCCGCAAGAAGGCGCCCGAGGGGTTCGTCGCCTGGTCGGAGACCACGTTCGACAAGCTGATCCAGTCGGAGCCGGAGCCGCTGAGCTCCCGCTTCCGGGTCACGCACACGATGCTGCTCGCGGTCATCGCCCGTCCCGGCAACGCCTTCGAGGCGATGCGGCATCTGCTGGAGGACAACCACGAGCCGCGCCGGGCGCAGCTGCGCCACATCCGCCGGGCGATCGCCATCTACCGCTCGCTGCTGGACGGCGGGGTGGTGGAGCAGCTGGAGACGCCGGACGCCGAGGGGCGGATCGTGCGGCTGACGGTCGACCTCCAGCAGGACTTCGCGCTGAACCAGCCGCTGTCCACGTTCGCGCTGGCCGCGTTCGACCTGCTGGACGCCGAATCCCCGTCGTACGCGCTGGACATGGTCTCGGTCGTCGAGTCGACGCTGGACGATCCCCGGCAGATCCTGGCCGCCCAGCAGAACAAGGCGCGCGGCGAGGCCGTGGGCCGGATGAAGGCGGACGGGGTCGAGTACGAGGAGCGGATGGAGCGGCTCCAGGAGGTCACGTACCCCAAGCCGCTGAGCGAGCTGCTGTGGCACGCCTACGACGTGTACCGCACGAGCCACCCGTGGGTGAACGACCACCCCGTCTCCCCGAAGTCGGTCATCCGTGACATGTACGAACGGGCCATGACCTTCACCGAGTTCACCTCGCACTACGAGCTGGCCCGGACCGAGGGCATCGTGCTGCGGTATCTGGCGAGCGCGTACAAGGCCCTGGAGCACACGATCCCGGACGACGTGAAGTCCGAGGACCTCCAGGACCTGATCTCCTGGCTCGGCGAGATGGTGCGCCAGGTGGACTCCAGTCTGCTGGACGAGTGGGAGCAGCTGGCCAACCCCGAGGTGGAGACGGCCGAGCAGGCGCAGGAGAAGGCGGACGAGGTCAAGCCGGTCACGGCCAACCCGCGCGCCTTCCGGGTGCTGGTGCGCAACGCGATGTTCCGGCGGGTGGAGCTGGCCGCGCTGGACCGGGTGCGCGACCTGGGCGAGCTGGACGGCGACTCCGGGTGGGACGAGGACGCGTGGGGCGAGGCGCTGGACGCCTACTGGGACGCGCACGAGGAGATCGGCACCGGCCCGGACGCGCGCGGCCCGAAGCTGCTGAAGATCGAGGAGGACCCGGCGCACGGGCTGTGGCGGGTCTGGCAGGCGTTCGCCGACCCGGCGGGCGACCACGACTGGGGCATCCAGGCCGAGGTGGACCTGGCCGCGTCCGACGAGGAGGGCCGGGCGGTCGTCCGGGTCACGGAGGTCGGGCAGCTGTGA
- a CDS encoding GNAT family N-acetyltransferase — MTEIVHVSGPELVTYADEMAELLVETVEEGSSVGFLAPLDREKAAVWWRERAGAVESGEVSIWIAREGCRVAGTIALVRAPLPNARHRAEVAKLMVRPAARGQGLGRALLDAVEAYAEAEGITLLILDTESGSLAEQVYCKAGWTEVGSVPGYAADPAGSLKPTTFYYKELAAA, encoded by the coding sequence ATGACCGAGATCGTCCACGTGTCCGGCCCCGAGCTGGTCACGTACGCCGATGAGATGGCCGAGCTGCTGGTGGAGACCGTCGAGGAGGGCTCATCGGTGGGCTTCCTGGCGCCGCTGGACCGGGAGAAGGCCGCCGTCTGGTGGCGGGAGCGCGCGGGCGCCGTGGAGTCCGGTGAGGTCTCCATCTGGATCGCCCGGGAGGGCTGCCGGGTCGCCGGGACCATCGCCCTGGTCCGGGCGCCGCTGCCGAACGCCCGCCACCGCGCGGAGGTCGCCAAGCTGATGGTCCGCCCCGCCGCCCGGGGGCAGGGGCTCGGGCGGGCGCTGCTGGACGCCGTGGAGGCGTACGCGGAGGCCGAGGGCATCACGCTGCTGATCCTGGATACCGAGAGCGGCAGCCTGGCCGAGCAGGTGTACTGCAAGGCGGGGTGGACGGAGGTCGGCTCCGTACCGGGATACGCGGCCGATCCCGCGGGCAGCCTCAAGCCGACCACCTTCTACTACAAGGAGCTCGCCGCCGCATGA
- a CDS encoding acyl-CoA dehydrogenase family protein, producing MAEFTLDLNDDQKQVRDWLHGFAADVIRPAASEWDEREETPWPVIQEAAKVGIYSLDFYAQQFFDPTGLGIPMAMEELFWGDAGIALSIVGTGLAAVGVLANGTEEQIGTWIPQMYGDANDVKVAAFCSSEPDAGSDVASMRTRAVYDEAKDEWVLNGTKTWATNGGIANVHVVVAVVDPGLGSKGHASFIVPPATPGLSQGQKFKKHGIRASHTAEVVLEDVRVPGYCLLGGKEKLDERLARARERAKAGGERVKNAAMATFEASRPAVGAMAVGTARAAYEVALDYAKTRSQFGRPIIDNQGIAFQLADMRTRIDAARLLVWRASWMATTGKPFTSAEGSMSKLYASETAKSVTAQAIQILGGNGFTREYPVERMHRDAAIYTIFEGTSEIQRLVIARTLSGMPIR from the coding sequence ATGGCCGAGTTCACACTCGATCTCAACGACGACCAGAAGCAGGTCCGTGACTGGCTTCACGGCTTCGCGGCGGATGTGATCCGCCCCGCGGCCTCGGAGTGGGACGAGCGTGAGGAAACGCCCTGGCCCGTCATCCAGGAGGCGGCCAAGGTCGGCATCTACTCCCTCGATTTCTACGCCCAGCAGTTCTTCGACCCTACGGGGCTCGGCATCCCCATGGCCATGGAAGAGCTCTTCTGGGGCGACGCGGGCATCGCCCTCTCCATCGTCGGTACGGGCCTGGCGGCCGTCGGCGTCCTCGCCAACGGCACCGAGGAGCAGATCGGCACCTGGATCCCGCAGATGTACGGCGACGCGAACGACGTGAAGGTCGCCGCCTTCTGCTCCTCCGAGCCCGACGCCGGCTCCGACGTCGCCTCCATGCGGACGCGGGCCGTGTACGACGAGGCCAAGGACGAGTGGGTCCTCAACGGCACCAAGACCTGGGCGACCAACGGCGGCATAGCCAACGTCCACGTGGTCGTCGCCGTCGTCGACCCCGGCCTCGGTTCCAAGGGCCACGCCTCCTTCATCGTGCCGCCCGCCACCCCCGGCCTCTCCCAGGGCCAGAAGTTCAAGAAGCACGGCATCCGCGCCTCGCACACCGCCGAGGTGGTCCTGGAGGACGTCCGCGTCCCCGGCTACTGCCTGCTCGGCGGCAAGGAGAAGCTGGACGAGCGCCTCGCCCGCGCCCGGGAGCGCGCCAAGGCGGGCGGCGAACGGGTGAAGAACGCGGCGATGGCCACCTTCGAGGCCTCCCGCCCGGCCGTCGGCGCCATGGCCGTGGGCACCGCCCGGGCGGCGTACGAGGTCGCCCTCGACTACGCCAAGACGCGCAGCCAGTTCGGCCGCCCCATCATCGACAACCAGGGCATCGCCTTCCAGCTCGCCGACATGCGCACCCGCATCGACGCGGCCCGGCTGCTGGTCTGGCGCGCCTCCTGGATGGCGACCACCGGGAAGCCGTTCACCTCCGCCGAGGGCTCCATGTCGAAGCTGTACGCCAGCGAGACCGCCAAGAGCGTCACGGCGCAGGCGATCCAGATCCTCGGCGGCAACGGCTTCACCCGCGAGTACCCGGTGGAGCGGATGCACCGGGACGCCGCGATCTACACCATCTTCGAGGGCACCAGCGAGATCCAGCGCCTGGTCATCGCCCGCACGCTCTCGGGCATGCCGATCCGCTGA
- a CDS encoding DUF6011 domain-containing protein, whose amino-acid sequence MQSPEPFPEPLPAVDREEHSGDAPARRLVRCRLCGRPLTGADSRRTGLGPSCDAKLHPAPPDIRTRRHEVEQDTLPGT is encoded by the coding sequence GTGCAGTCTCCCGAACCTTTCCCCGAACCGCTGCCCGCAGTCGACCGCGAGGAGCATTCCGGTGACGCCCCGGCCCGCCGCCTGGTCCGCTGCCGCCTCTGCGGCCGCCCCCTCACCGGCGCCGACTCCCGCCGCACGGGCCTCGGCCCGTCCTGCGACGCCAAACTGCACCCCGCCCCGCCGGACATCCGCACCCGGCGGCACGAGGTGGAGCAGGACACCCTGCCCGGCACCTGA
- a CDS encoding acyl-CoA thioesterase II: MTNPAERLVDLLDLERIEVNIFRGRSPEESLQRVFGGQVAGQALVAAGRTTDGERPVHSLHAYFLRPGRPGVPIVYQVERVRDGRSFTTRRVTAVQEGRTIFNLTASFHRPEEAGFEHQLPPARIVPDPEELPTVAEEVREHLGGLPDAFERMARRQPFDIRYVDRLRWTKDEIKDADPRSAVWMRAVGPLGDDPLVHTCALTYASDMTLLDAVRIPVEPLWGPRGFDMASLDHAMWFHRPFRADEWFLYDQESPIATGGRGLARGRIYDRSGQLLVSVVQEGLFRRL; this comes from the coding sequence ATGACGAATCCGGCCGAGCGCCTGGTCGACCTTCTCGACCTGGAACGGATCGAGGTCAACATCTTCCGGGGCCGCAGCCCGGAGGAGTCCCTGCAACGGGTCTTCGGCGGGCAGGTCGCGGGCCAGGCGCTGGTGGCGGCGGGCCGCACGACCGACGGGGAGCGGCCGGTGCACTCGCTGCACGCCTACTTCCTGCGCCCGGGGCGCCCCGGCGTGCCGATCGTCTACCAGGTGGAGCGGGTGCGCGACGGGCGCTCCTTCACCACCCGCCGGGTCACGGCCGTCCAGGAGGGCCGGACGATCTTCAACCTGACGGCCTCCTTCCACCGCCCCGAGGAGGCCGGTTTCGAGCACCAGCTGCCGCCGGCCCGGATCGTCCCGGACCCGGAGGAGCTGCCGACGGTCGCCGAGGAGGTGCGCGAGCACCTGGGCGGGCTGCCGGACGCGTTCGAGCGGATGGCCCGGCGCCAGCCCTTCGACATCCGGTACGTCGACCGGCTGCGCTGGACGAAGGACGAGATCAAGGACGCCGATCCGCGCAGCGCGGTGTGGATGCGGGCGGTGGGCCCGCTGGGCGACGACCCGCTGGTGCACACCTGCGCGCTGACGTACGCCAGCGACATGACGCTGCTGGACGCGGTGCGCATCCCGGTGGAGCCGCTGTGGGGGCCGCGCGGCTTCGACATGGCGTCCCTGGACCATGCCATGTGGTTCCACCGGCCGTTCCGGGCGGACGAGTGGTTCCTGTACGACCAGGAGTCGCCGATCGCGACGGGCGGGCGCGGTCTGGCGCGGGGCCGGATCTACGACCGTTCGGGGCAGCTGCTGGTGTCGGTGGTGCAGGAGGGGCTGTTCCGGCGGCTGTAG
- a CDS encoding NAD(P)/FAD-dependent oxidoreductase: MAPPRILVVGAGFAGVECVQRLERKLAPGEAEIALVTPFSYQLYLPLLPQVASGVLTPQSVAVSLRRSRRHRTRIIPGGAIGVDTKAKVCVIRKITDEVVNEPYDYIVLAAGSVTRTFDIPGLLDHARGMKTLAEAAYVRDHVIAQLDLADASQDEAERASRLQFVVVGGGYAGTETAACLQRLTTNAIRHYPRLDPKLIKWHLIDIAPKLMPELGDKLGRAALDVLRKRNIDVSLGVSIAKAGAEEVTFTDGRVLPCRTLIWTAGVAASPLIATLGAETVRGRLAVTPQLRLPGEDGVFSLGDAAAVPDLAKGDGAVCPPTAQHAMRQGKVMADNLIASLRNQPLKDYVHKDLGLVVDLGGKDAVSKPLGVELHGLPAQAVARGYHWSALRTNVAKTRVMTNWMLNAIAGDDFVRTGFQSRKAATLRDFEYTDAYLTPEQIKEHTESTVIKH; encoded by the coding sequence GTGGCACCACCCAGGATTCTCGTCGTCGGCGCCGGCTTCGCAGGTGTCGAATGTGTACAACGCCTGGAGCGCAAACTCGCTCCGGGCGAGGCCGAGATCGCGCTCGTGACGCCGTTCTCCTACCAGCTCTACCTGCCGTTGCTGCCCCAGGTGGCCTCCGGCGTGCTCACCCCCCAGTCGGTCGCGGTCTCGCTGCGCCGCAGCCGCCGCCACCGCACCCGGATCATCCCCGGCGGAGCGATCGGCGTGGACACGAAGGCCAAGGTCTGCGTCATCCGGAAGATCACGGACGAGGTCGTCAACGAGCCGTACGACTACATCGTGCTGGCCGCGGGCAGCGTGACCCGGACGTTCGACATCCCGGGGCTGCTGGACCACGCCCGCGGGATGAAGACGCTGGCGGAGGCGGCGTACGTGCGCGACCACGTGATCGCCCAGCTGGATCTGGCCGACGCCAGCCAGGACGAGGCGGAGCGGGCCTCCCGGCTCCAGTTCGTCGTGGTCGGCGGCGGTTACGCCGGTACGGAGACGGCCGCCTGCCTCCAGCGCCTCACCACCAACGCGATCCGGCACTACCCGCGGCTGGACCCGAAGCTGATCAAGTGGCATCTGATCGACATCGCGCCCAAGCTGATGCCGGAGCTGGGCGACAAGCTGGGGCGGGCCGCGCTGGACGTGCTCCGCAAGCGGAACATCGACGTGTCGCTCGGGGTCTCGATCGCCAAGGCCGGGGCGGAGGAGGTCACGTTCACCGACGGCCGGGTGCTGCCCTGCCGGACGCTGATCTGGACCGCCGGGGTGGCCGCGAGCCCGCTGATCGCCACGCTGGGCGCGGAGACCGTACGCGGCCGCCTCGCCGTGACACCGCAGCTGAGGCTGCCGGGCGAGGACGGGGTGTTCTCGCTCGGCGACGCGGCGGCGGTGCCCGACCTGGCCAAGGGCGACGGGGCGGTCTGCCCGCCGACCGCTCAGCACGCGATGCGCCAGGGCAAGGTGATGGCGGACAACCTGATCGCCTCGCTGCGCAATCAGCCGCTCAAGGACTACGTCCACAAGGACCTGGGGCTCGTCGTGGACCTCGGTGGCAAGGACGCGGTCTCCAAGCCGCTGGGCGTCGAACTGCACGGGCTGCCCGCGCAGGCCGTGGCGCGGGGCTACCACTGGTCGGCGCTGCGGACGAACGTCGCCAAGACCCGGGTCATGACGAACTGGATGCTCAACGCGATCGCCGGTGACGACTTCGTACGGACCGGGTTCCAGTCGCGCAAGGCGGCGACGCTGCGGGACTTCGAGTACACGGACGCCTATCTGACGCCGGAGCAGATCAAGGAGCACACGGAGTCGACGGTCATCAAGCACTGA
- a CDS encoding aminoglycoside phosphotransferase family protein, with amino-acid sequence MAAENTTVDRGRFPDAVTPWEDPVWRAEALGWVTGALAAHGLVETGARRVRLRPWSVLVRLAVAGRAPVWFKAVPPGAAFEAPLSEALARWVPDHVLTPLAVEAARGWMLLPDGGPVLWEALDGQPADPGYWEEPLRRYAAMQRDLIPYDDAIEALGVPAAGPRALPELFDRLVAENTAPAREDRVAPAALRPRVADWSEELASSGVADSLDHADLHEGQLFAPAPGRYAFFDRGDALVGHPFHSLLVPARTAFERCGPEVLPRLPDAPGGAEAASWLREPAVGPPL; translated from the coding sequence GAGGCCCTCGGCTGGGTGACCGGGGCACTCGCCGCCCACGGGCTCGTGGAGACGGGTGCCCGGCGGGTGCGGCTGCGTCCGTGGTCGGTGCTGGTGCGGCTGGCTGTCGCGGGGCGGGCGCCCGTGTGGTTCAAGGCCGTTCCGCCCGGCGCCGCCTTCGAGGCACCGCTCAGCGAGGCCCTGGCCCGCTGGGTCCCGGACCATGTGCTGACCCCGCTCGCCGTCGAGGCGGCACGCGGCTGGATGCTCCTCCCGGACGGCGGCCCGGTGCTGTGGGAGGCGCTGGACGGGCAGCCCGCCGACCCCGGGTACTGGGAGGAGCCGCTGCGCCGGTACGCCGCGATGCAGCGGGATCTCATCCCGTACGACGACGCCATCGAGGCGCTGGGGGTGCCCGCGGCCGGCCCGCGCGCCCTGCCGGAGCTGTTCGACCGGCTGGTCGCGGAGAACACCGCGCCGGCCCGGGAGGACCGGGTGGCGCCGGCTGCGCTGCGGCCCCGGGTCGCCGACTGGTCCGAGGAGCTGGCGTCCTCGGGCGTCGCGGACTCGCTGGACCACGCCGATCTGCACGAGGGCCAGCTGTTCGCCCCGGCACCCGGCCGGTACGCCTTCTTCGACCGGGGCGACGCCCTGGTCGGCCACCCCTTCCACAGCCTGCTGGTCCCCGCCCGTACGGCCTTCGAGCGCTGCGGCCCCGAGGTGCTGCCCCGGCTGCCGGACGCCCCCGGGGGCGCCGAGGCGGCCTCCTGGCTGCGGGAGCCGGCGGTCGGCCCGCCGCTGTGA
- a CDS encoding ATP-dependent DNA ligase yields the protein MLLAELAQVSLEVAATSARSKKVALLAELFRDAGPEDVPVVIPYLAGRLPQGRIGIGWRSLGDPVEPAAEPTLTVTGVDADLTELAAVSGTGSQALRRERLRALFAAATAEEQHFLKALLTGEVRQGALDAVAADALARAAEAPPADVRRAVMLAGSLQEVARTLLAEGPGALAAFRLTVGRPVQPMLAHTAASVTEAVEKLGPCAVEEKLDGIRVQVHRDGDRVRAYTRTLDDITDRLPELVTAVAALETGRFILDGEVIALGEDGRPRPFQETASRVGSRRDVAAAAAGVPIVPVFFDALSADGEDLLDLPFAERHAALARLVPEALRVRRALVPDPADEDARRAAEAFLAETLERGHEGVVVKDLAAAYSAGRRGASWLKVKPVHTLDLVVLAAEWGSGRRTGKLSNLHLGARRSDGSFAMLGKTFKGLTDALLEWQTEKLRELATEENGHVVTVRPELVVEIAYDGLQRSTRYPAGVTLRFARVLRYREDKTAQEADTVETVLSRQR from the coding sequence ATGCTGCTCGCCGAGCTCGCCCAGGTCTCCCTGGAGGTCGCCGCCACCTCCGCCCGCTCCAAGAAGGTGGCGCTCCTCGCCGAGCTCTTCCGGGACGCCGGACCCGAGGACGTGCCCGTGGTCATCCCGTACCTCGCCGGGCGGCTGCCCCAGGGCCGGATCGGCATCGGCTGGCGGAGCCTGGGGGACCCCGTGGAGCCCGCCGCCGAGCCCACGCTCACCGTCACCGGGGTCGACGCCGACTTGACCGAGCTGGCCGCCGTCTCCGGCACCGGCTCCCAGGCCCTGCGGCGCGAGCGCCTGCGCGCCCTGTTCGCCGCCGCCACCGCCGAAGAGCAGCACTTCCTGAAGGCCCTGCTCACCGGGGAGGTCCGCCAGGGCGCCCTGGACGCCGTCGCCGCCGACGCGCTGGCCCGGGCCGCCGAGGCCCCGCCCGCCGACGTCCGCCGGGCCGTGATGCTCGCCGGATCGCTCCAGGAGGTGGCCCGGACCCTCCTCGCCGAGGGCCCCGGAGCGCTCGCGGCCTTCCGCCTCACCGTGGGGCGGCCCGTCCAGCCGATGCTGGCCCACACCGCCGCCTCGGTCACCGAGGCCGTGGAGAAGCTGGGCCCCTGCGCGGTCGAGGAGAAACTCGACGGCATCCGGGTCCAGGTCCACCGGGACGGCGACCGGGTCCGCGCCTACACCCGGACCCTCGACGACATCACCGACCGGCTGCCCGAACTCGTCACCGCCGTCGCCGCACTGGAGACCGGGCGGTTCATCCTGGACGGCGAGGTGATCGCGCTGGGGGAGGACGGCAGGCCGCGCCCCTTCCAGGAGACCGCCTCCCGGGTGGGCTCGCGCCGTGACGTGGCCGCCGCTGCCGCAGGCGTACCGATCGTCCCCGTCTTCTTCGACGCCCTCTCCGCCGACGGCGAGGACCTCCTCGACCTCCCCTTCGCCGAGCGCCACGCCGCCCTGGCCCGGCTGGTCCCCGAGGCTCTGAGGGTCCGGCGCGCGCTCGTGCCCGACCCGGCGGACGAGGACGCCCGCCGGGCCGCCGAGGCGTTCCTCGCCGAGACCCTGGAGCGCGGCCACGAGGGCGTCGTCGTCAAGGACCTGGCCGCCGCCTACAGCGCGGGCCGCCGGGGCGCCTCCTGGCTCAAGGTCAAGCCGGTGCACACCCTGGACCTGGTGGTGCTGGCCGCCGAATGGGGGAGCGGCCGGCGCACCGGCAAGCTCTCCAACCTCCACCTCGGCGCCCGACGCTCCGACGGCAGCTTCGCGATGCTCGGCAAGACCTTCAAGGGGCTCACCGACGCCCTCCTGGAGTGGCAGACCGAGAAGCTGCGGGAGCTGGCGACCGAGGAGAACGGCCACGTCGTGACCGTACGGCCGGAACTCGTCGTGGAGATCGCCTACGACGGGCTCCAGCGCTCCACCCGCTACCCGGCGGGCGTCACCCTCCGCTTCGCCCGCGTCCTGCGCTACCGCGAGGACAAGACCGCGCAGGAGGCCGACACGGTGGAGACGGTCCTCTCACGGCAGCGGTGA
- a CDS encoding glutathione peroxidase: MTLHDIPLHTLAGEPTTLGAWSGRAVLLVNVASKCGLTPQYEGLERLQQTYGDRGLTVLGVPCNQFAGQEPGSAEEIETFCSTTYGVTFPLLEKTEVNGAGRHPLYAELTKLADADGEAGDVQWNFEKFVISPAGEPVARIRPRSEPESAEVVAAIEAQLPG, encoded by the coding sequence ATGACGCTGCACGACATTCCGCTGCACACCCTCGCCGGTGAGCCGACCACCCTGGGCGCCTGGAGCGGCCGGGCCGTCCTGCTGGTGAACGTGGCGTCCAAGTGCGGGCTCACCCCGCAGTACGAGGGACTGGAGCGGTTGCAGCAGACGTACGGGGACCGGGGGCTGACCGTGCTCGGTGTGCCGTGCAACCAGTTCGCCGGGCAGGAGCCGGGGAGCGCGGAGGAGATCGAGACGTTCTGCTCGACGACGTACGGCGTCACCTTCCCGCTGCTGGAGAAGACCGAGGTCAACGGGGCCGGCCGGCACCCGCTGTACGCCGAGCTGACGAAGCTGGCGGACGCGGACGGCGAGGCCGGGGACGTCCAGTGGAACTTCGAGAAGTTCGTGATCTCCCCGGCCGGTGAGCCGGTGGCCCGGATCCGCCCGCGCAGCGAGCCGGAGTCGGCGGAGGTCGTGGCGGCGATCGAGGCGCAGCTGCCCGGCTGA
- a CDS encoding metal-dependent hydrolase, whose protein sequence is MMGPAHSLSGAAAWLGVGAAAAAAGHTMPWPVLVVGALICAGAALAPDLDHKSATISRAFGPLSKWLCEITDKLSYAVYKATKSKADPRRTGGHRTLTHTWFFAVLMGAGCSFAAVSGGRWAVLAILFVHLVLAVEGLLWRAARVSSDILVWLLGATSAWILAGVLDQPGNGAGWLFDAPGQEYMWLGLPIVLGALVHDIGDALTVSGCPILWPLPIGGKRWYPLGPPKFMRFRAGSWVEIKVLMPAFMVLGGVGGAAALNYI, encoded by the coding sequence ATGATGGGACCGGCACACTCTCTGTCAGGGGCAGCGGCCTGGCTGGGGGTGGGCGCGGCGGCGGCCGCCGCGGGCCACACGATGCCCTGGCCGGTCCTGGTCGTAGGAGCGCTGATCTGCGCGGGCGCCGCCCTCGCCCCCGACCTCGACCACAAGTCGGCGACCATCTCGCGCGCCTTCGGCCCGCTCTCCAAGTGGCTCTGCGAGATCACCGACAAGCTCTCGTACGCCGTCTACAAGGCCACCAAGAGCAAGGCCGACCCCCGGCGCACCGGCGGCCACCGCACGCTCACCCACACCTGGTTCTTCGCCGTCCTCATGGGCGCCGGCTGTTCCTTCGCCGCGGTCAGCGGAGGGCGCTGGGCGGTCCTCGCGATCCTCTTCGTCCACCTGGTCCTCGCCGTCGAGGGCCTGCTCTGGCGGGCCGCCCGGGTCTCCAGCGACATCCTCGTCTGGCTGCTCGGCGCCACCAGCGCCTGGATCCTGGCGGGCGTCCTGGACCAGCCCGGCAACGGGGCGGGCTGGCTCTTCGACGCCCCCGGCCAGGAGTACATGTGGCTCGGCCTGCCCATCGTGCTCGGCGCCCTGGTCCACGACATCGGGGACGCGCTGACCGTCTCGGGCTGCCCGATCCTGTGGCCGCTGCCGATCGGCGGCAAGCGCTGGTACCCGCTCGGCCCTCCGAAGTTCATGCGGTTCCGGGCCGGCAGCTGGGTGGAGATCAAGGTCCTGATGCCCGCGTTCATGGTGCTCGGGGGAGTGGGCGGGGCCGCCGCACTGAACTACATATGA